atttgataAAGGTACATCATTCAtccatgtattaaaaaaataatctttctgatGAAGCCCCAGTCCCCTTTCCCAGGTCTCCCTCCTGGCTGAATGCTTGTTCCTCTGCTGTCTTCACACCATCTTGAACCCAGCTCTGCAACCCTACAGGAGTAGGGTTTGGGTTATGGGGTTTTCTACCCCACGGTTTAGCCCTCTGTGCCCATGAGGAGGCACAGAAAACCCAGAACCTGGCAGAGACGTGGATTGCTGCACGCCACACCGGCACAGGCAGACCTAGTACAAAGGCTGAGTGACGTGGCTGTCCAACGCCTCTTAGCTGTGCTTTAGGGGTGGTGAAGAAGGTGGTATTGTGTCTGCGTCCTACGGCCAGCCCAGGCTCAGCAGCCTGTCCTTACATCCATCCACTGTGGGGAGCTTAGCCTTTGTTGTATCAAAAAATGCTACAATGGCTGATGTGGGGGTTGGTACCAGCCACCTGCCTTGGAGTGACTGGGTGAGGAAAGGAGGATGTGGATCGTGTGTTGCTCCTGAACCAGCCACAGCACATCTCCAGCCTTGTCCATCTCATTTCAGCTGCGAGGGCATATGAGAAGGACCAGCTCAGGCCCAGAGGGGAGCAGACCATGCTCCTCCTTGTCAGCAAACACTGAGGCAGATGTGCATgctggagaggggaaggagctcGGTCATTTGTGGCTAGACCAGAAAGGACAGCTCTGTAAAGTGGGGTGAGAAGACCCCTGGATCATCAGGAGGGAAGTACAGCATGTGTTTGTAACCCCAGGTCTGACGGCAAGAGGAGGGGGCATCACCAGGGCAGAAGAAGGGCACAAGGAGACCCCAAATGATCTCCAGAGTCTCTCTGAACTGGCCCACTAAACCTCAAGGCCAGGGAGCAAGGGTGTGGGTTTGCTTGCTCCCTTGAGACATAGCATCTGAACTGACAGCCTCCAGCAACAGCTGGGAGCCACCCCACGCAGTACCGGGACGGGGAGGCCTGTGTGGCCACGACCATCCCCAAGACCCCAGAAGAAACACTCCAACACCAGTGGAAATGAGGACAAAAGCCCTTCCTACAGTCACAGCGAGGAGTTACAAAGGGCCTGGCAGAATGTGGGCTTGCAAGAAGGCTGTGCCCTCCCCGGCACTGCCCGTCCTGTCTCTGAGAGCTTGTGTCAGACGATACGGGCGCTGTGTGGTGTAGGCTGCAGGCGTCACGTCACTGctcccctgcagagctgccccagcgcaGCCCTGCGCTCAGGTGCCCATGGGTGCCCGTGGGTGCCGGCTGCGCCGACAGCTCAGACCCAGGCAGGGCCATCACACCAATGCTCGATGCCCAGGGCTTTTGTTGACGCATTCGCTGCCCTGGGAGCCCTTCCCCACTGCCTAGCTGGTGCCGGCACGGCTCCACAGGGTGCAGTTCGAGGGGTTTGCCAGCATGACGACCTGCCAGGGCCCGGCTCAGAGTCCTCGAAGCTCACAGCTCCGTCGTCTTCCTGGGCTCGATCAGGATGGTGTTGAGCATGCCCACCTGACACTCCTGGTCTTGGAGCTTCCTTGCAGCCTGAGAAGGGCTTTGGCACCAGTTTGATCTCTGACGGCCCCTCTGCCAGTTCCTCAGCATTAGCAGGACAGTGATGAGGACCAGCACCGCCGTCAGCACTCCAAACACCAGCACTGTCACCAGCTGGGCTTCGCTCAGCCCCGAGTCCCTTTGGGTCACCACCTCCTTCACAGAGATTTTCAACAACCCTCCCCCCTCTTTCTCACTGTGGTTGGCCACGCGCCGCCCCGTGACCACGGTCCTGACAGGCTCTGGCTGCGTCACCCCCAGCATCTCACTGGTGGTGCTTTTCACGCTTCCACCATTCTCATGGTTCACAGGGTGGTAGGGGGGAGCCCAGGTGGGCTTGGCCACAGAGATCTCGCAGGTTTTGCCAGTGAAACGGTCAGGACACAAGCAGTCATAGTCATTGATGCGGTCGTAGCACTTTGCCCCATTTTTGCACGGCTGGCTGGCACAGTCGTTGATGTTGATGGTGCAGAAACGCCCTTCGAAGCCCACCTGGCACTGGCAGGAGAAACGGTTGATCCCATCGTGGCAGGTGGCACCATTGGCACAGGGACGCATGAGGCAGTCATCCACGTCATTCTCACAGAGAGCCCCCATGAAGCCAGCAAGGCACCGGCAGGTGAAATTGCTGGCAAAGCCGTTTTCGTCTTGACACTGGCCCCCGTTCTTGCATGGAGACCTGCATGGAGAGCGCAAGGGTGGGTCATGGCCCTGGAGAGCAGAGCAAGCAGCTTCCCCCACACCAGGGAGGTAaacacacacagctgctcacatGGGCACTGTCTCTCTCCATGGGGGCAGCTATATCAAGAAGACCAGGTAGGAGTTtctgccccaccccccagaTGAAAGGCTATGGGACCTCCTcaaaggctgtggctgtgcacGGGCCCACCACCCACCAGGGAGGGTCTTCAGCCAAAAGATCTGAAGAGGAAACGTGCCCTCCTGATGCTCCCCGAAGGCATGACGGGTGTCAGCTCATCACACCTACAGCAGTGAGGGACAGGAATCTGTTCAGATCGCCAAAGAGACCTTGCCCCTATGGGACTCTGCAATCTATGCAGCTAAACCAAGGCCAAAGATGGTTTTTGCTTAACTCTATTAGCACATGGAAATCCACAGATAATGAGCCAAGTTGGGCCACCGCTTGGCAGTGCGTGACCCAAAGCTAATGCGGTCTGTAATCTTGCTCCCTTGCTGCTGTGTCTCACCCTGCCTTCTCACATGGCCCCGTCTTCATCTCACAGTCCTTCCCGTGGAAGCCTTCTGGACACAGGCAGGAATATTCCCCATCTCGATCATAGATGCATTGAGCCCCGTTTTGGCATGGGGACTGATGTTCGCAGATGTGTATGtctgagaggaaagaaaagtggGGATTAGTGAGAAAAGAGGGGCAATGTGGCCAATTCGGTTCAAATACCGCCTGTCAAACCCAGTGGGGATGGAGAAATGGCAGGagcttctccctcctcccctccagtgGGCATCTGCAGCAATAGAAATGCAGTGTCTACGTGGTGTCTCCCAGCTACAGCCCACAACAAGCACAGGCTTAGGGGTGCAGAGAAAGCACATCATCCTGCAAATCTGCACAACATGAAGATGCTGTGCATGCCATCTGCCCAGCCAGTGCAGACCCCGTAGCACAGGGAAGCCTCTGAGGCCAGAGGGGAGTTCACAAGCTACCTGCTGAAGGCAGGAAGCcctgggggaagcaggaggtGCTGCCCAGAGCCCAGCTGTGTCGGGAAAGGCAATGAGTTCATCTGCTCCATTTCCTGAGGCTGGCCGGTGTCCTGGCAGCTCTTGCTgtgcagccagggagcaggtGGCGGCAGCCTGACCTCTTCTGCAGGAAGGGGATGGTCCCAGCCACGGCAGCCAAGCAACATCTCATCTCCCAGGCAGCCCAAGCAGCATCACCTCGGTGGCTTCTCACTACGCTGGCTCACCCGTCCATGCAGGGtgtgctggggctctgccctcAACAGCGGAGGCTGGGATGTCCAGCCCGTGACTCACCTTTGTCACAGAACTTGCCGGCCCAGCCGGTGTGACAGATACACTGCCAAGGCTGGTGGCACGTCCCATGGAGACAGCCCGGCATACGCACACACTCCTCACAGTACTCGCCCTCCCAGCCTGGATCACACCTGCAGGAGAACAGCACATGGCAGCGTGATAAAACCCAAGCAGGGGCTGTAGAAAAGCTGGCTGCTTGCCGTGCAGGGTTCCCACAGATATGCTGGCACTGAGAATATTTCCCAAAGTCCCCCATGAACCTGCTGGCTCCCCCCTCCAGAGGAGGACAGTACTGGCATCTCATCTCTCCAAGGAAGCAAGCGGACAGAGCAGGAGGAGACTCAccctctgcagccagggagggTGAGGGGGCAGAAACAGAGCTCAGCAGCTTCACCTTCAGTGCCCACATCCcactgctctcctccagccagcCACTCTGTATACACCCCTGCATCAGCTCAGCAGTTCCTGCACCTCCCTCATCGCACAGCCAGTCTGTCGGGCAGAGaacagccccatccctggccTTGAACTCTCTGAGGGAAAGGAACAAGAGGCCCCTGAGGCCCATGTGTGTCATTGTGCCCCTCTGCGTTATAACACgtgtcattttttcttctgaagtgcaCCAGAATCCAGCTGCGAAACCTTGCTTGCCGTGGCTGGCATATGGAATAGACTTATCAGCCAGCTCATGAGGGCAGTATGATAGGAAAACCCACAGCACACAACGAGCCTTCTGGCCCCAGAAGAGTGGGGCAGTGGCGATGGCTAAGTAAAGCCAGGCTACGTTGCTCCGGTGGCTTCCCTCAGACCTGCCAGCTCCAAGGAGGAAAGCAAGTGACAACAAGACAACAACTGCGTGGAGGTGGCACCAGCCACAACAAAAGCTATACTCAAAACAGCACCAAATTAAACCTAACAAAAACAGCGCAGTCTCTAGAGTGAGCAAGTCTCTAGAGTAAGCATTTTCATGGCTGGGGCTCATTTCGGTGTGCCGTGCCGTGGCTGCAGCTTTGCCAGGCTGGTCCAAAGCTGCACTCTCACATCTGGACTGGCTATTGTCACTGCAGGTTGTTCCAAAGCAATGAggaaaatggttaaaaaaataaatatgtatgttaGCTGGAGGCTTTCTGATGGGAATGGAAGCGATATCACGTGCCCGATAGCATTTGGGGAAATGCATTCACATTTCACAGCTTACAGAGGGCTGTGGGCACCCCTAGCCCCAGTacctgcagggagcaggtgcCATCAACTCTTCCCCTTCTCTAAAAGGGAGATGGCCAACCTAAAAATTGCCGAGGTGAGGAGGAGGTCAGGTAAGCGGCCAAGTCTCCCTGAGTTTGGGGAGATTTCAATTGGGGTACTGCCAAGCTGCTGAAGTGTTCAGCAAATGCTCTGGAGGCCTGAAATCCGGTGCAGCAACTTGTGTGTGCCTCCCCCAGAAAGACCTGCAGCTGGGCCACCCACCACATGGAGAAGTGCATCATCTCTGGCCAGGGCTGCACAGCACTGAGCTCCTCTGACCAGCCACAGCCACCGAGAAGGCACAGGGAGGACCAAGCTTTTTGCAGCTACAACTGGGGGcccagcaaaaccagagctggAAGCTCCCTGACGCAGTGGTCAGTGTGGCTACAGTCACTACAGCCACGTCTGCTCCATTAGGTGAGAACAAGTGACCCAGGTGTGGTGTGACactgggggctgtgctgcaaaaGGGGCTGAGCATGCCCCAGCGAGGAGATTGGTGCGGGGGGCAGTCTGTCCCCTTGCAGCACGGGTGTTTGGGCCAGCctgctcctcctggggctgccctgcaggaTGGAGGCTCTGGGTGGCCCTACAGTGTCCAGGGCCGTGGCAGCCCAAGGCAGCCAAGTGGTTGCTTCCCAGGCTGAAGTGCAGGGTCAGGCTCTGAGCTTGCACCTGCAGGATCTGGgcaccagctggagctgggatgcCAGggatcacacacacacactgctgcaACTAGCTTGCCAGCACCTCGGAGATACCCACCACAGCCCAGGCTTCTGAGAGGTGACCCCTGCTGCCCTGAAGCATTTATGTGCAGACTGGCAGCTCTTCTCTTCCACACCCCCAGGGAGAGCAACCACATCTCAACCAGTGAGGAAGCAAAGTAAGCTGGCTGACCCCCaagcctgccctgctgcctgatGACCTTCCCCATCGCATCTGAGCCTGAAGGCTGCCTCCCATCACCCAGGCATGGCCAGGCTGTCCTAAGCTCCAGCCTAGACAAAAAGGGCTCAGCAGAATTACATTGGTCAGTGTGCGGCGAGGGGGACCCTGGAAGAACTGAAGGAAAGGCTGGAGGGGACCAACAAGAAGGTGAGGGATCAAAATCTCCTGCTCCAGAAGGTGTCAGGTGAAAAGAGAGCGGTCATCGGTTCCAGGTGTGGGTGAACGGAGGAGGAGGCATCTCTTCAACGTGGGGCAGGGGTGAGGGCACTGAAGACACAGCATCAAGGGAGGGAGAGCATTTACGGTCAGGGTagcaggagcagggagccaAGGACAAGCCATACCTGCACTTCCCATCCTGGTCACAGCAGCCGTGGGCAAGATTACAGCGCTCACTGCAGTCATCACCTACAAGGCGGGAGATGGGTAGAGTTGAGTTAAACAGAGACCATAGATGACTCCAGATCTGCTTGTGGCCCTGCTGgctcacagcttttttttttttctttcctaagcGCCGCCCTTCCCCAGAACTGTAAGGCAGGGAACCTTCATTTCAGTGGCTGGATGCCACAGGAGAGATGAGGATTTTGCAGTGACCCAAGAAACAGTAACACTGCCTTTATTGAGAAATGGGACTGCTTCAAAACTACCTGATCTCTGATCATCTTTCCCACCCtctctctgctgcctcctttAGACCTGGGGCCCTTCATGGCAAAAGCTGGGGTCACCTGTGCATTAAGGTGACCTGTGTAATAGGGCCTGACCCACCTGGAATCTTGCTCCCACAGCTGTCCAGCAAGCGTGGTGGGAAAGGTCAGGGCCAGGTACTGTGAGGGGCACAAAGGGAACAAGGATGGAAATGGAAGGAATGGCTCCTCTTTATCTCCCAgcatgtccccatccccagggacaACTTTTGGCATGGAGCAGTCTGGCTGGGGCTCCTGCCCTCCACCAGgacccagctgccagcactccTCCTCCAGTGCAGGGAGGCAGGACTGGGCATCGCATGGAGCCAGGTATCcagttctgtttatttatttagaagcCACAGAAGCTGTAACTGAGCCATGGCTTTGCCATGCCACTTCTCATCTTCCACTTGGCGCTGGTCTGCTTTCTCTAGCCAGGTCTCCCCTTTCATCTccaccttcccctctcctccatcACTTGCTTGTATCTTAGCCTCACAGGGAGCTGGGTCACTCAGGCTCCGTGGGCAGTAGAGGCAGAGCAAATGTCAGGAGGCAGGGGGTTTCTCCAGAAGCCCAGCATAATCCCAGGAGATGAACACCCTTACCTGACTGAGCCCTGCCATCCCGGCCCGGGGCACGTTAAAGCCCCCACACCAAGAGATGCGCTCAGGCTTTCCCCAAGCTGCATGATGTGCTGCCTAGGAGGCGAGCAGGGGGAAAAATCCCCCATGCATGCATTTTTGCTACAGTGAGGCAGAAGGTCCCACTGCTCAGGATAACAGCCTCCCAAAACAAGCCACCATGGAGTTGGAGCAGCATCCTGGGACTTCTCAGTGCAAGCCTGAGTATCATCGCCTTTCCTTTTTGTAACCATCTCTCCTGGCAGATGGCTTTGGGAATTCATTGCTTATCCAGAGCTAGGGGAGCACAAACTAATCTTTGGGAAGGGATTTTCTCTCATGGGATCCAGAATTAGCTGTTCAGTTTTGGGATCTTCTTTTCCCTTGCCCTGCCTTTCTGAACAGGCTCATTGGTTCAGAGACCCATTCACCCAGACAGAACAGTGGGACTTCTCACTGCCCACCTGATCAGGCACTGCCACCCCCATGGGCACCACAGCAAGGGTCTCTACCATTGCTACCTGTCACCCCCCAGGTGCTGGATGACTGAGTAGCGCTTTCTGGTCTTCCAGGTCAGGCCAGCTCTATTTTGCATGGAAAACTGAGGAGACTTCAGCAACGCTAAGGACAGGTTTGGAAAGACAGATATGAAAGAGGACACATGTCTACAGAGACTCACCTTGGGCAAGCTGGTGATGGGCCAAGAGTATCCAAACCAAGGACATGAGCTGGAGACAGAAGCTCCTGAGCATGGTCAGCGTGGCCCCACCGAGATGAACACCTAcggagagaaaaagagcaagctcagaaaaaaaccctggctCACAACGCAGCTTCACTTCACGcatctcttcctctctgctACCTGGGAGTTTTGAGTTGAAACATCCAGTTTTGTACAGACTTGTCACCACACTCCTCTCTGTCCTTCCAGACTCCTTCCTCTAAGGCAACGTTGGAGCACTAAGAatcaaaaagccttttaaaatgcGTATACAGGAGAACCAAGTGTGCACACTCCAATAGCTGAGGCTGTTACACCACATCTTGGAGTAGCTGCCCCTCCTAGCTGCCATCAAGAGAGCAGAAGCCTCCAGAAATAccagcccagctgtggggaCCTTCATCTTCCTTCCCTAGGCCTGGGGGGCTTGAGCTTTGTGTTAAACAAGGTCCCTCCTGTACAAATTCGAATGAATAGGCGGTTGAGTCTTTTTGCAGCACCCAGGCTGCTTTTCAAGCCTTTCAGGAGGGCGGGGAATGAGGTAGATCTAGTCGACGAGCAGGCAGTCAACAGCAGCCCTATTTCATTTTCCAAGCAAGGAAGCGAAGCGATAGGCACCAGACCTGGGCTGCAGCCCGGGCAGGAAGGGCGAACACACAGCTCTCACGAGGTCCTTTCCCTCGGCTGTCCTGCAGAGAGCCCTGTCAGCCCAGGGTTCCTGCACCCATCTATTTTCCGACCGCCTCCTGCCCTCGTGAAGTAGCATTACTTTCCAAAAATGCTTCATTCCCTCCCAGCCTTCTGGGGTTGTTAAGGGCAGGAAATTCGAGGGTGATATCATAAATATATCACTATAATGAGATGGGAGGGGTTAAACGGTTCTGCTAGGAGCGTGGCGAAGGTATGGAGCAGGCTCCATCCAGCCGCGTGGGTGTGATGGACAGGGGCCATGCCACTTTCAGCTTGACTCTTCATCTTGGGAAGGTTGTGTTGGGTTGATAGTTGCATGAATGACTTCTCAAATGGAGAGAGAAGTCCTGCCACCCACCCGCATGAACACATCCACTGCAGGAAGAGGTTTTGGGGTCCCTGCTAAGGGCTTCACCTGCCTGGACCAGACAAAATAGCCCACAAAAGCAATGACGTTGCTCGAAGCATCTCTCCAGCATCACCAACAAGGGATGCAGCATTTTCGGAGGCTACAGGATGTTCCCGTCACTGCCCCAGCATGGACTGCAGCATCCTCCCTCCCCACGGTCCCCTTGTCACCATGCCTGCAGGACCCTCCTTCGCCTCCTGCCCCAAGACGCTGGGCAGTGGCgaacagctgctgcatttcaggGAAGGATGAAGCAATTCCTGTGAAacttataaaataatttagggCTGAACAGTTGGTATCCTGTTCCTTCAGGGCTGCGAGGAGCTCACCACCCGCCCCCCACATGTCATTGCACAGGTCGTTTGCCCCGTGgctccccgcagccgccccACCGGAGGTGCAGCCGCCCCACCAGCGcggctcccagctcccccccgggggctgccccgcaCCCCGGCAAGGCGCCGGCGGCATCTCGGGGGACAGCCGGTgccagggggagggggagcagcacCCGGGCAGGCCTGGCTTTGGGTCGCAGGGACACAGCGGGGGGACCTGCCCCCGTCCCGCTCCTCCGCTGCCGCCCGGCAGGCTGGGGGCCACCAGCCCCTCAGGAGCTGCGGGCTATTAGGGGCGCCCCCGGAGGCTATTAACCTGCACCTCGGCGGTATTAGGGACCTCCGTACGGATGGGGGCTACCAGGGACAACCCCAGGAGGGGGCTATCGGGGTCCCCTCCGGGCTGGGGGTCCGGGGTGGAAACCTGGAGGACACCGCGCCGCTGCGGATCGCCGCTCTcgcccccccacctccccacccccccgcgGCTTCGGGACCATCCCAAGCCCCCAGTGCCTCCCGGAGGGGCACGGCCACGGGGGTGCCCGCCTGCTCccccccgtcccgtcccccgGAGGGGGTCGTTCGGCTGAGCCCGGCATCGCCCCGGCCTCACCGGTCCCCCCCCTCGCGGTCGAGGCGGCAGCTGGGGGAGGCCGGGGGAGGAGGGCTGCCCGTCcccgccgccccagcccccctgctcaCCTCGGCGACGCGGTGGGTCGTGGGGCTACCGCggtgcgcggcggcggggggcggccatgcccggcgcggcggcggcggggctggggaggcGCGGGGCTGCGGAGGGAGCTGCCGCCGCGTGTgccgcgccgctccgcccgccgccgccgccgccgtgcAGCCCCGGCCGCCTGCCAGCGGCTGCGTGTGCCTGCACAtccccgctccctccccggGACAtcccgcctcccgccgccccaaaccgcaggcagcccccggcccggcccggcccgccctgcccgctcacccctgccctgctcccgccgccgcgggcggggggcccgGCACGGCCCCACGCGGGTCCGCCCgccccgggggtgggggggggctgcgTCTGCGAGGGGTCACCGCTCCCGtcccgccgcggcggcccgCAGGGCACGGAGGAGTGCCCCGGGCTAGGGGTGGCCCCTCGATGCGCGGCCCTGCTGGGAGACCCCcacccggggctgggggggctgcagcggcGGCCCCCCTCGCGGTTGCAGACACACGCGTGGGCAGAGGCCGGGGGCTGGTGCTGCGGGACGCCGCAGAGCACCGCGCCTGGCAGCCTGGTTCCTCTCAGAGCTAGTGCGGGATGATCCGAGCCCTCATTTCACCCAGATTATCCGACACAAGTGAAGGTGCCTCCTGCGGCCTCTCTCTGCCGGCTTCGGGGGCCGCTGACACAGCTCCGCGGGCAAGCCGTGGGGTCAGGAAGCCCCATCTTAAAGCAGAGATGCAACGTGGGGTGGTGACCCCACACGAAAGAAGCCATTCGGCAAGGCTGTGGGGCCCGGCACTTGTCTCACTGCTATGCACAAGCCGTAGACACCAGCACCTCAGTCAATGACAGGGTGACAACCCTGAGGTAAGGGCTGGGCCGTCACATCTTCAGAAGGAACAGCTGCCCGCTCGCCTCCTCACCTTGCATagcctttctgctgcttgaCAAGATCGCATCTGTCACCTTCAAAGGTCTTAGCAATCCTTAATTAGATTACAAGTCCCCCTCAGCCAGCCCTCTTCTACCCCTGCACCCCATGAGTTTTGCTATTTTCCACCAGGAAGGAAGAACTGTGCCCTACTGGCACTTATATGGATGCTTCCACATCCCATTTCATCTCACCAGACAAAGCTCAACCCATGGGTGCTCTCACCTTCTCCAGTCCCCCCTCTGCAGTTC
Above is a genomic segment from Falco naumanni isolate bFalNau1 chromosome 12, bFalNau1.pat, whole genome shotgun sequence containing:
- the DLK2 gene encoding protein delta homolog 2, whose amino-acid sequence is MLRSFCLQLMSLVWILLAHHQLAQGDDCSERCNLAHGCCDQDGKCRCDPGWEGEYCEECVRMPGCLHGTCHQPWQCICHTGWAGKFCDKDIHICEHQSPCQNGAQCIYDRDGEYSCLCPEGFHGKDCEMKTGPCEKAGSPCKNGGQCQDENGFASNFTCRCLAGFMGALCENDVDDCLMRPCANGATCHDGINRFSCQCQVGFEGRFCTININDCASQPCKNGAKCYDRINDYDCLCPDRFTGKTCEISVAKPTWAPPYHPVNHENGGSVKSTTSEMLGVTQPEPVRTVVTGRRVANHSEKEGGGLLKISVKEVVTQRDSGLSEAQLVTVLVFGVLTAVLVLITVLLMLRNWQRGRQRSNWCQSPSQAARKLQDQECQVGMLNTILIEPRKTTEL